The following DNA comes from Triticum urartu cultivar G1812 unplaced genomic scaffold, Tu2.1 TuUngrouped_contig_4360, whole genome shotgun sequence.
GCGCCGTCACGGCTACTCCCCTCCTTCGGATTGCTTCGGGTGAAAATCATGATTCTTTGGATCGGGCCTTGGCGGCATTCTGGTGCCATTCCCTGCCTGAAGGTGCCGTCTCGGAGGCCGCTGTTCGTCGGGTACAGCTTCGTCTCTTCATGACACCTCGGCCATGGAGATCTCCGACGACCTCAAGCAGGGCTCTTATTGCACATTTGTCGTTGGCTTGGCATTGGTTGGGGTGGTGTGGCTGTCCGTTTGCCTGTTGTATCCAGCCTtgggtgtgtgttgtgtgtgtggtTTCGAGTAGTAcgttgctttatatataaagtgGGGCGAGAGCCTTTTCGGTTGTGTTGAAACAGAGCTGTTTGTAGTTGTGTTGATGAACTCAACGGCATGTTTCTTTACTGTAGTTCTATATGCATAATGGCTCCATTTTATTTGTTTGGTCATAATTTTCTTCATGTGTTTCAGTATACAAGACTTGAATAAATTCTTAGTTATCTGTGCAGAGGTAGTTGAATTATATCAACTAACTGAATTCTCCATGCACAAGCCTTCGTGTAATACTAGTACTTGTCATTTCCACTGAATAGTGAATACTGGATTGTTCATTTGTTCGGAATCACTGATTATGTTTTCTGTTTGTTTGAAGTCATATGTGCAACAGCTAGAAAGCAGCAAGCTGAAGCTTGCACAACTAGAGCAGGAGCTCCAGAAAGCTCGTCAGCAGGTAAATCTTTATTGGCTGAATGTTGGCCGTGATATCTTGTTGCAGTAGAGTATGCTTTTGCTGTTATTAATGCTCGTGCTGGATATTTATTTGCAGGGAATCTTCATTTCTAGCTCCGGAGACCAGACCCATGCCATGAGTGGAAATGGTATTTTCTTCTCCAAATTTCTCTCTGCCATAAATTTTGGCAGCATCGTCCTTTTGTTACATATAATGTTCGATTGTATTGTGTTATCAATCTATGTTAGAGGTTCATCTGAACAGTAAACTTATCTTTGCAGGGGCAATGACTTTCGACCTAGAATACACTAGATGGCTTGAGGACCAAAACAAGCAAATCAATGAGTTGAGGACTGCAGTTAATGCTCATGCAAGTGACAGTGACCTGCGCCTTATCGTAGATGGGATAATGGGGCATTATGATGAAATATTTAAGGTCAAAGGTGTAGCTGCCAAGGCTGATGTGTTCCATATACTGTCAGGCATGTGGAAGACGCCTGCCGAAAGGTGCTTCCTGTGGCTTGGGGGTTTCCGTCCATCCGAGCTCTTAAAGGTGAGTGAAGTATTAAATCTCAGAGTTTGTTGTTAGTTCAATTTCCCTTGCTGGTCCTGTAAGCTGATTGTTCAATGCGGTATGAAATTTCAGCTGCTGGTGAATCATCTGGAGCCGCTAACCGAGCAGCAGATGTTGGGATTGACCAACCTCCAGCAATCTTCCCAGCAGGCAGAGGATGCATTGTCACAAGGAATGGAAGCATTGCAGCAATCACTGGCGGAGACTTTGGCTGGATCTCTGGGTTCCTCCGCTGGCTCTTCAGGGAATGTTGCAAACTACATGGGTCAGATGGCCATGGCCATGGGCAAGCTTGGAACGCTCGAGAACTTTCTTCGCCAGGCAGGCCTCTTTCCTTTCATCTTCCAGTCTTGAACCTGTGATATTTCAGCATGGAATTAGCTGCTCACTTTCATCAGTTTGGTTCATTTGATAACGTTCTTTCGTTTGTATCTACCAGGCCGACAACCTGCGACAGCAGACCTTGCATCAGATGCAGCGGATCCTGACGATCCGTCAGGCCTCCCGCGCCCTTTTGGCTATACATGACTACTTCTCGCGTTTGCGCGCGCTGAGCTCTCTGTGGCTTGCTAGGCCCAGGGAATAACCAAGGATCATCGCGCGCTGGATTTCCCCCAAGCTGATGTGTACAACGCCGGGGGTGCTCTTCATATTGCTGCAG
Coding sequences within:
- the LOC125527709 gene encoding transcription factor TGA2.1; the protein is MFSVCLKSYVQQLESSKLKLAQLEQELQKARQQGIFISSSGDQTHAMSGNGAMTFDLEYTRWLEDQNKQINELRTAVNAHASDSDLRLIVDGIMGHYDEIFKVKGVAAKADVFHILSGMWKTPAERCFLWLGGFRPSELLKLLVNHLEPLTEQQMLGLTNLQQSSQQAEDALSQGMEALQQSLAETLAGSLGSSAGSSGNVANYMGQMAMAMGKLGTLENFLRQADNLRQQTLHQMQRILTIRQASRALLAIHDYFSRLRALSSLWLARPRE